A region of the Aerosakkonema funiforme FACHB-1375 genome:
CAAAGACCTGCAAGCCAATCAGATGGTTTGCCGGGAGTGCGACCATCATATGCGTGTCTACAGCAACGAACGCATCCATCAGCTGGTAGATACTAATACTTGGGAGCCGATGGACGAGGAATTATACCCAGGCGATCCGTTACAGTTTCGCGATCGCAAATCTTACCGCGATCGTCTGCGCGAAACCCAAGAAAAAACTGACCTTTCCGATGCCGTTCAAACAGGTCTGGGTAAAATTGAAGGCAGCCCAGCCGCACTCGGCGTCATGGACTTTCGCTTCATGGGTGGCAGTATGGGTTCTGTGGTGGGAGAAAAGCTCACCCGTTTAGTAGAAAAAGCTACGCAGCAAGGTTTACCGCTCATTATCGTTTGTGCTTCTGGCGGAGCCAGAATGCAGGAAGGAATGCTCAGCTTGATGCAGATGGCCAAAATTTCAGGAGCCCTGCAACGTCATCAAGAAGCTCGACTGCTTTATGTCCCGGTGCTGACTCACCCGACCACAGGAGGCGTTACTGCGAGTTTTGCTATGCTGGGAGACATTATTCTAGCAGAACCAAAAGCGACGATCGCGTTCGCCGGACGGCGTGTCATCGAGCAAACCCTCAGAGAAAAGCTGCCAGACGATTTTCAAACAGCAGAATATCTCCTACAGCACGGCTTCGTTGATGCCATTGTGTCGAGAACTCGACTTAAGTCAACCCTAGCGCAGCTGATTCACCTGCACCAACCGGCTGCAAAAATAAGTCATCTAATGCCGCTCTCAGAATCAAACGGTTCGGCATTCATAATTCCGAGCGAGGGTAAAGAGGAGCTGGGAGCGAGGGAGTAGCCGCTAGAAAGTGAAAAATTAAAAGTTAAAAGTCGAAATTCCTCGCTTTCGCTCTCCTTCTTTCCTAGCCCCCAGCCCCTAGCCCCTAGCCCCTGACTCAAATCAACAGATTCTGTCTTGGGAAACGTACCGCTCAGTGGCATGATTATGAGAGTGGCTCAATCTTTCGCAAACAACCAGTATGGGTTTTGCAGATCTGTCGATTGAAGAAATCGCCGCTGACTACAACACTTCGGTGGCAGAAGTGTTGAAGCTAGGCGATCGGTTGGGAATCAAATACAAAAACCCTCAGACTCGTTTGGCCTTAGAGGATGCGAAGGCGATCGTTTCCGAAATTATGGCTCAAGGAAATAGATCGGGCACTGACCGACAGGAAGATTCACCCCTGTAACCCAACAGTCGCCAGGTCTTTCTGAGCTAGATGATTCCTAGCTTTATCGCTCGTCTGGGCTAGAGCTATGTCGCTCACCTTGTCGATCGGTATGCTGACCAAATCGAACAGATTGAGTCCACCTGCAATATCCAATCACCGAGCCTGATTGTTTTGGGAGTACCATGCTTAAAAAATACATTTTGCTTGCTGTGGCCACTGTATTATTCACCTTCCAGATGGTTGTCGGAAGCGCCTTTGCCGCCGAACTCGACGCCCAAACCCGCACGGTGCCAAAAAATTCGCAGGGTGACACCACAGTCCTGAGTCTGGAACAAGTCAAGGAAGGCAAACGGCTGTTTAGTAATGTGTGTTCCCAATGCCACAATGGGGGCGTTACAAAGACAAACCCCAACGTGGGACTCGAGCCGGAAGCCCTTTCCTTCGCGACGCCGCCCCGCGATAACATCGAAGCATTGGTGGAATATATGAAGAATCCCACCACCTACGATGGCGAAATATCGATCGCTGAGGAACACCCCAGCAAGAAGAGCGCAGATATCTTCCCAGAAATGAGAAATCTGAGCGACGAAGACCTAGAGGCGATTGCCGGTCACATCCTGCTACAGCCAAAAGTAGCAGGCGTTAGGTGGGGAGGCGGCAAAATCTATTTTTAAAGCCGTTGTTTAAAAAGGCAAAAGCAAAAAAGCCAACAATGGAAATCAAGACTATCACTCTTTTGTCTATTTCTGATTGCTTTTTACTTTTTCCTTTTTTCTTTTTACTTGCCCTGCTCACCCCAAATCCCAAAGTGAAGCATCAAATGCTGCGCCCATTAATTTCAGTTCCACGTCTGTTGACAATTTTAGCTGCTTGCCTGAGCGCGATGTTGGTAAGCCTACCAGCTAGAGCAGCAGGTGTAGACCCTTATGTGGTGCGTTACTTACACGTTACAGAACCGATCGCTCTCAAGTTCGACGAGCAGGGTGAGACTCGTCTGTTTTCACCGACAGACGTTTCCAAAGGCAAACAGCTGTTCCAGAAGCACTGTATGAGCTGTCATGTGGGAGGAGCCACCTTACCAAATCCGCAAGTGTCGCTCTCCCTACAGGCGCTTCAAGGTGCCAGTCCGCCTCGCGATAATATCAAAAATCTGGTAGCCTACTTCCGAGAACCGATGCTCTATGATGGGAGCGAAGAAAGCTATGTATGCCGAAGAATCTCCCCCAGTTGGATGTCGGAAGCTGAGGTAACAGACTTGGCTGCTTTCTTACTGACAGCAGCGGATAAAGCACCGGGATGGGGTACAGACAGTTTTTAACTTGGGATTGATTGACAAAATCCCTTCTCTCTCTTAAAGCAGC
Encoded here:
- the accD gene encoding acetyl-CoA carboxylase, carboxyltransferase subunit beta, which translates into the protein MSLFDWFANRKKSSPISPERQEREIADGLWTKCEACGVMAYTKDLQANQMVCRECDHHMRVYSNERIHQLVDTNTWEPMDEELYPGDPLQFRDRKSYRDRLRETQEKTDLSDAVQTGLGKIEGSPAALGVMDFRFMGGSMGSVVGEKLTRLVEKATQQGLPLIIVCASGGARMQEGMLSLMQMAKISGALQRHQEARLLYVPVLTHPTTGGVTASFAMLGDIILAEPKATIAFAGRRVIEQTLREKLPDDFQTAEYLLQHGFVDAIVSRTRLKSTLAQLIHLHQPAAKISHLMPLSESNGSAFIIPSEGKEELGARE
- a CDS encoding translation initiation factor IF-2; amino-acid sequence: MGFADLSIEEIAADYNTSVAEVLKLGDRLGIKYKNPQTRLALEDAKAIVSEIMAQGNRSGTDRQEDSPL
- the psbV gene encoding photosystem II cytochrome c-550; the protein is MLKKYILLAVATVLFTFQMVVGSAFAAELDAQTRTVPKNSQGDTTVLSLEQVKEGKRLFSNVCSQCHNGGVTKTNPNVGLEPEALSFATPPRDNIEALVEYMKNPTTYDGEISIAEEHPSKKSADIFPEMRNLSDEDLEAIAGHILLQPKVAGVRWGGGKIYF
- the psbV2 gene encoding photosystem II cytochrome PsbV2; translated protein: MLRPLISVPRLLTILAACLSAMLVSLPARAAGVDPYVVRYLHVTEPIALKFDEQGETRLFSPTDVSKGKQLFQKHCMSCHVGGATLPNPQVSLSLQALQGASPPRDNIKNLVAYFREPMLYDGSEESYVCRRISPSWMSEAEVTDLAAFLLTAADKAPGWGTDSF